A stretch of the Oncorhynchus clarkii lewisi isolate Uvic-CL-2024 chromosome 9, UVic_Ocla_1.0, whole genome shotgun sequence genome encodes the following:
- the LOC139416980 gene encoding large ribosomal subunit protein uL16 isoform X2 has product MVSDEYEQLSSEALEAARICANKYMVKTCGKDGFHIRVRLHPFHVIRINKMLSCAGADRLQTGMRGAFGKPLGTVARVRIGQVIMSVRTKASNKEHIIEALRRAKFKFPGRQKIHMSKKYGFTKFNAVDFDQMMAEKRVIPDGCGVKYIPSTGPLARWKKIHAI; this is encoded by the exons ATGGTCTCTGACGAGTACGAGCAGCTGTCCTCTGAAG CTCTGGAGGCAGCCCGTATCTGTGCCAACAAGTACATGGTGAAGACTTGTGGAAAAGACGGTTTCCACATCCGGGTCCGCCTGCACCCCTTCCATGTCATCCGTATCAACAAGATGTTGTCCTGCGCTGGGGCTGACAG GCTCCAGACAGGGATGCGTGGTGCGTTCGGTAAACCCCTGGGCACCGTGGCCCGTGTTAGAATCGGTCAGGTGATCATGTCTGTCCGCACCAAGGCCAGCAACAAGGAGCACATTATCGAGGCTCTCCGCAGGGCCAAGTTCAAGTTCCCCGGACGCCAGAAG atCCACATGTCTAAGAAGTACGGCTTCACTAAGTTCAACGCGGTAGACTTTGACCAAATGATGGCTGAAAAGCGTGTGATTCCTGATGGCTGTGGGGTGAAGTACATCCCTTCGACTGGTCCTCTGGCTCGCTGGAAGAAGATTCACGCCATCTAG
- the LOC139416980 gene encoding large ribosomal subunit protein uL16 isoform X1: MGRRPARCYRYCKNKPYPKSRFCRGVPDPKIRIFDLGRKKARVDEFPLCGHMVSDEYEQLSSEALEAARICANKYMVKTCGKDGFHIRVRLHPFHVIRINKMLSCAGADRLQTGMRGAFGKPLGTVARVRIGQVIMSVRTKASNKEHIIEALRRAKFKFPGRQKIHMSKKYGFTKFNAVDFDQMMAEKRVIPDGCGVKYIPSTGPLARWKKIHAI, translated from the exons ATGGGTCGCCGGCCAGCCCGATG CTATCGCTACTGCAAGAACAAGCCCTACCCCAAGTCCCGCTTCTGTCGTGGTGTGCCTG ATCCTAAGATCAGGATCTTTGACCTGGGCAGGAAGAAGGCCAGGGTGGATGAGTTCCCTCTGTGTGGTCACATGGTCTCTGACGAGTACGAGCAGCTGTCCTCTGAAG CTCTGGAGGCAGCCCGTATCTGTGCCAACAAGTACATGGTGAAGACTTGTGGAAAAGACGGTTTCCACATCCGGGTCCGCCTGCACCCCTTCCATGTCATCCGTATCAACAAGATGTTGTCCTGCGCTGGGGCTGACAG GCTCCAGACAGGGATGCGTGGTGCGTTCGGTAAACCCCTGGGCACCGTGGCCCGTGTTAGAATCGGTCAGGTGATCATGTCTGTCCGCACCAAGGCCAGCAACAAGGAGCACATTATCGAGGCTCTCCGCAGGGCCAAGTTCAAGTTCCCCGGACGCCAGAAG atCCACATGTCTAAGAAGTACGGCTTCACTAAGTTCAACGCGGTAGACTTTGACCAAATGATGGCTGAAAAGCGTGTGATTCCTGATGGCTGTGGGGTGAAGTACATCCCTTCGACTGGTCCTCTGGCTCGCTGGAAGAAGATTCACGCCATCTAG